TGTGTGTGTTCTAATTTCTGAATTGCTAACTGGGCTTCTAAATGTATAAGTTCATACAGGAGAGCATTACAGAGCCCTCGGTATATTGTTGGTGTTTCACTGAGCATTTGCCATTGTTTAGTACTGTTTGTTTCTGCATTTATTCAATATTACCATATGCTATAATCACTAGACCAGAGTAGAGCATCCGGCAAGCAGAGAATTCCAAGTAGGAGCCAAAATAAACAGTGGGAAATGAAGCTGCCATAAAATTTTGTGGACAGTTGTTgcaaaatgcttttcaaaaagtGTATATAGTAAGTGGGAAAGTAGGTCAcacttcatttttataaagtcCTTTCTTTATCCAACTTTCAGAAGTTTGTGTATACTTAATGATTAGAGTGGGCATTTATAAATGGtgtagaaataatttgaaaatgaatttaaagagttaaacaattgccgggcgcggtggctcaagcctgtaatcccagcactttgggaggccgaggcgggtggatcacgaggtcaagagatcgagaccatcctggtcaacatggcgaaaccccgtctctactaaaaatacaaaaaattagctgggcatggtggcacgtgcctgtaatcccagctactcgggaggctgaggcaggagaattgcctgagcccaggaggcggaggttgtggtgagccgagatggcgccattgcactccagcctgggtaacaagagcgaaactccgtctcaaaaaaaaaaaaaagagttaaacaaTTTTGTacttaattctattttttgtaagtgatgggagttttttgtttttggttttttttttgagacagtttcgctctgtcgcccagactggagtatagtggtgcaatctcggctcactgcaacctctgcctcctgggttcaagcaattcttctgcctcagcctcccgagtagctgggactacaagtgccaccacgccggctaatttttatatttttagtagagatgggtttcaccatattggccaggctggtcttgaactcctgacctcatgagctgcccgcctcggcctcccaaggtgctgggattacaggcgtgagccactgtgcttggcccaatgggagttaaaaaaaaaaaaacaaacaactttaatAACATATActtttgatcatttctttttcttcttttctttctttaaaaaaatgaagtttaatagagatgaggtctgtattgcctaggctggtcttgaacttctgggctcaagccatcttcctgcctcagcctcccaaagtgctaggattacaggaatgatcCACTGTACCAAGCCTGGTCATTTCTTCTAATGGAAGGTCCTGTATGACTGAGAGAGACATGGATATATTAGAGTTTTGTTTATTCTCATCAAACTTTATTCCCAATTTTAGTCAGCAAAAAAACtagagttttcttttcatttgctgacTACTTTACTGTTAACTTACTATTTAGTAAGCAAGAACAAATGTAACCAACAATTTTGGGAATGAGAAAAGGAGCAAAGAATATATATTGCCTCTGtaattcaaaaacagaaaattcactgTAATATGAGTAATTGAAAGAGTTGGATTTTGTGAAATGTGCAATTGAAACACTCTAAAAAGGAGGTTGAGAGTGTGGGCTGCCTCAAATCTTAACATTGAAGTTAAAGATAACATTTAATTTATCACATATTTATTGTATAcctatataaaatgaaaacttcattGAGGGAGTCTTAAGAATTTGGGATGAGATGTTTGTTGTAACTGAGCAATAAGTATAGTTATCTTGGTGTCTTAATATTTGAgagtaaaagcatttttaaattgattgtgTGGTTCTTTTGATTTAATAAAAAGGAACTTATCAGTTGATGTGgaagaagcttttcttttttttttttcatcttttgagacaaggtctcactctgttacccaggctggagggcagaggcgcaatcacagcttactgcaacctcaaattcccaGACTAAGATAGTCTTTTTGCATCagccctgagtagctaggactacaggcatgaatcaccatacccagctaatgttttgtcgagacagcatcttgctatgcttcccaggctggtcttgaacttctagcttcaagtgatcttcctgcctcagtctcctaaagcactgggattaaacCCTCTTGGTTGGATTTTATTTCAAAACCATTAaagtgaatacacacacacacacacacacacacacacacacacacacacgacgaCATAAATATGCTTCCAGATTATATAAGTACCTTTATGATGGAAAGGAGGTAATTGATGTCCTTTATCCCTGTTAGGTGTCAGGCTTTATGGTGGTcagtttatatacattatttcatttaattataacCACAAACTTAGAGGTATCTGTGTTCCCAATTTACAGTTGAGACCACTCATTGCAAATATAAAGGcaggaaatgggctgggcacagtggctcacgcctctaatcctagcactttgggagtcaaggcaggtggatcatttgaggtcaggagtttaagaccagcctggccaacatggtgagaccccgtctttactaaaaatataaaaattagctgggtgtggtggtatatgcctataattccagctactcaggaagttgaggcaggagaattgcttaaactcagtagacagaggttgcagtgagctgagatcgcaccactgtattccagtctgggcaacagagcgagactctgtctccaaaaaatggCAAGGAAGATACTGATCTAGATGGAGAGACAGTAATATTCTAAGATACTATTTGATAATGTGACCACTTACCAGAGTGGTCAAGAAAGCTGGTTTCATGGAGGTGGTAGGACTTGTACTGTTGactgagaaggagaagaaaacagaagaatgagTTTTGTATAGATAGTGATGAGTTCAATTTGGACATGTAGAGTTTAAGAAAGCAGATATTTTGATGTTAGTTAATGCCTTCAATAGTTAGATAAATTTTGGTATGATATCGAGATATATGAACATTATATCTATGAAGAATAAAGATATCCCTTAAGCAAAATGGATTATGTAAAatctattaaatttttattatttaatatacaagcaaaacttgttttttgtagaaaaaaatagaacatagaaattaacacaaaggtaaaaaatatatagtcCTACCACTGGGTTGAATGAATTCTGATATTTTTCCTATGTGTGCTTCTTTCAGAAATATGGCTACACACACCTTTCTGCAGGAGAGCTGCTTCGTGATGAAAGGAAGAACCCAGATTCACAGTATGGTGAACTTATTGAAAAGTACATTAAAGAAGGAAAGATTGTACCAGTTGAGATAACCATCAGTTTATTAAAGAGGGTAAGGAGTGTGAATGCCAACCAGTTCAAATCAGTGAGGAAGCAAGACATTAAATTCATATTTTGGCCAGgtagttgctcatgcctgtaatcctggtacttttggaagccaaggcaagaggccacaaattcaagatcagcctggacaacctagtgaaaccccatctctataaaaaaaattaaaaaaaaaaaaaaaagctaggcatggtggcatatgcctatagtcccagctgtttgtgagactgaggcaggaggattgcttgaccccagaaattcaagttcagcctgggaaacacagtgagacctcctttcaaaaataaataaataaataaacaataataagaatgcataaataaataaatccacctTTCATatgtgtaatgagaaatatcaagggttttttttctttcttttttcagacagcatcttactctgtcacccaggctggtgtgcattgtcatgatcacagctcactgtagcctcaaccttccaggcttaagaatcctcccaccttagcctcctgaatagctgggactacaggcacatgacatcaCACCAgccaattttttctattttttgttgagtcagggtctcactatgttacctaggctaggctggaacccctgggctcaagtggtcctcccacctcggcctcccaaagtgctgagattacaggagaaagccaccacgcctggctcagaGTATTGAATTTATTGCCAGTGGAATGCTTGAGAATGGCAGAATTGGAAACTTTGCTTTCACCTGGGAAGAAATTGGACAGTGGCAGGGACTGTCTACTTGGATTGAGGGTCAGCTATAGCTCAACTTAACATCCATTTATGTGCACTTGGTCCTTTCTTTTCAACATTCTGAGTTactctctttcatttctgtttcttttttcctccccacCTTGttccgttttctttttctttcttcttcttttcgttttttaaataaacctctttctttcttctttctctttttttaacccACGTCTCTTTCATCGCTGATGTTCACTCAGCCTTGATGTGTACTTTTATGGTGCATCACCATCTTCAATGTGAAATGCTAAGActtgatagctttttttttttttttttttttgagacagagtttcgctcttgttacccaggctggagtgcaatggcgcgatctcggctcaccgcaacctccacctcctgggttcaggcaattctcctgcctcagcctcctgagtagctgggattacaggcacgcgccaccatggccagctaattttttgtatttttagtagagacggggtttcaccatgtcgaccaggatggtctcgatctcttgacctcgtgatccacccgcctcggcctcccaaagtgctgggattagtcttgagccaccgcgcccggcctgacttaatagcttttaaaactataatatGTCAcatctgaggccaggtgcagtggttcatgcctgtaatcccagcgctttgggagaccaaggtgcgggggatcacttgaagtcaggagtttgagaccagtctggccaacatagtgaaaccctgtctcatccaaaaaattagccaagtgtggtggtgcatacctgtaatcccatctacttaggagtctgaggcaggagaatcgcttgaacctgggaggcggaggttgtggtgagccgagattgtgccactgcattccagactgggcagcagagccatactctgtctcaaaaaaaaaaaaaaaaaaaaaaaagtcacatctgAAAAACAGGTACCTTGTATTTACTAGGTGACTCTTCATTCTAGATTCCTAAGACTATAGTCATTAACAGGTATTTTCACATAGAAcagtgagagaaaagagaaaggcaataTTGGGAACAACAAGAAATAACTGAAGCCTGATGGAAAAGAAATGTAAGCATCTGGTTGGAACTAAAGACATTGGGAATGAAAAGTGGCTCACACACACTTTCTTACCTCTTGTCTCAAAGGTTGGAGTAACTGCTTCcattccaaaataaacaaatcctcTCTCCCTATTCACTCGCTCTAATGACCTTTCTCTGTTTTATAGCTAAACATTATGAAAGAGCAGTCtatattgtttttactttttcactttctGCTTTTCAACCCTTTGCAGTCAGATTCTGTTTCCATCTCCACTGCAGCTGCTCTTGCAAGTTATCAGTGATAATTTCTATCAAATAATGATACGtttactcattatttttcttgtcttatttaaCTCTGATCAGTCTGTTTGAAAATCATTCCCCCTTTGTTCATCATGAaagcattctttttcttctctccctacTGAGTGACTGCTATTTCTCAATCCTCTTTAATAGTTATTCTTCTTTTGCAAGTTTTCTAAACCATGATGCTTCTTAGAGTTTTATACATGGTTGTCTTCAGCTCTcgttttatatatttctttctggATGGTTTTAGCCATGCCTAAAGCTTTCACTATGCTAATGTTGCTAAAGTCTGAAGTCTATAGCTCTAGaacaaaatgtttgttttgaatGCCAGACACGTATgtgtacgtatgtatatatatgtgtgtgtgtatgtatatatgcgtgtatgtgtatatacacacattatctcatttaatcacatatatatatattattatttttttaagacaaattttgctctttttgcctagcctagagtgcaatagcgcaatctcagctcacgcccacctccacctcccaggttcaagtgattctcctgtctcagcctcccaagtagctgggattacaggcatgtgccaccacatccagctaattttgtatttttaatagataagcggttcctccatgttggtcaggctggtctcgaactccgagCTCGGGttatctacccacttcagcctcccaaagtgctaggattacaggcatgagccaccatgcccagctcagacGTATATTTTTAACTAGTTAACTACTAGGCCTCTATCTGAATGTCTCACAAGTGTCTCAAAATCAACATGTCAGAGGCTGAGTGTATTGCCTTGGTTAATGGTTCTACCATCCACCTAGTTACTCAAGGCAGAAATCTGAGAATCATCCTATATTCTGCCTCTTCCTCACTTTCCCAAATCCATTCATTGAGCATATCTTTCcaattatctttcttttaatcCTCTTCTGTTACTCTCTTCTTTGTCATTGTTATCACCTTAGttcacattctctttttcttacctgGACCATCATTAGAGACTCCttgttagtctttttttcttttaatccatCCTTGTCCCCTTCCAATTCATCCTCTTTAGTGCAGTcagagtgatttttttctaaaaggcaaTATGAGCCTGTTATTTTActgcttaaaattcttaaatGGCCCTGTATTGCTTCCAGAATAAAACTCAAACTCCTTGGTGTCCCATACAAAGTTCTTCATTAGTCTTACTTTTTGCTTACTTTCCAGTCATATCTCCTACCACTCTCTACACATAGCCTAAGATTCAGTTGTACCAGCTTATAGATTCATCAAAGCTGTTGTGCTTTCTCATTTATGCTTTCAGTTTCCACTGTCTGGAGGACGTTGATCCCTGTCTGCCTACacatgccatttctttctttttttttttttttgagacggagtttcgctcttgttacccaggctggagtgcaatggcgccatctcggctcaccgcaacctccgtctcctgggctcaggcaattctcctgcctcagcctcctgagtagctgggattacaggcacacgccaccatgcccagctactatttttggatttttagtagagacggggtttcaccatgtttaccaggatggtctcgatctcttgacctcgtgatccacccgcctcggcctcccaaagtgctgggattacaggcttgagccaccgcgcccgtcctaCACATGCCATTTCATCATTCAGGATTCAGTTCCACTGCCACCTCTTTGGTTAAGCTTTCTCTGGCGGTTTCCTTGCAGTTTGTGctgacttctttgttttattatagCATCCTTTGCATACTTGATTATAGAACTTAACacgtgtatgtatatgtatttgtcaTGCACTCAACTGTGAGTCCCCCCAGGGACAAGAGTCATGACCTTGCTATTCATGTTCCCTGATCACAGGCCTTGAATAAATATATGCTGAATGAATATAATATTGATGTGCTTTCTTCACATATCTTCCACTACCATAATTGTGGTAGAAAGGCTATAGCAGAGGCCCAAAAGCATTCTGAAGTTTTGCAAATATCAAAAAGAGCTAGATGCCAGGATAAAAAAACCAATTCTCAGGTGAAGGGATCATGGGTCCTGACAGCCATTCTTCTTGAGGAACCAGGGAAGTTTGAACATGGCAAGTACTGAATGTCAGTTTTCTTTGCAATAGAGACTCCTCAAGGTCTATCACAGTCATGCACCTGCACTTATCATGTGGTGATTGAAGTGGCAAGGATTTGGAGATTAGAGATCTCCAGCTCCCATTTATATATTCCCAAATTCTACCTAAATTCAGGCTTTGGAAGAGGTGAAATGGGTCATTCTTGCTATCTTTCTGAAGGTGTTGTTTCTTTTGTTCCCTTTGTTTTGGGGCAACCAGTGGCATTTGGGTTTAATTAGCTTcagttaaaaagtattttattcgACATTAACTATTAATGCTAATGATCTTTTATATTTGTCCAGAGCTTTGTGCCGTTGGACTTGAATTATATGAATAGCCGAGTTGAGCACCTGTAGACGTAATATGCTTTCCGTTACAGCAATACAACTTGGGAAGAGCAAACAGAAcacaagacagggtctcagttgcTGGAGGAAAGATACTGGCTAATGGTTATTTTCCTCTTATTGCTGCTCTTATTGTTTATTTACAACTTTATGAATGTGTATGTCAAAGTAATGTATACTTAACTAGAGAAAATTTGGAAaccatggaaaaaaaattgtgtgtataAAATGATGAGGTTGTGAGAGGGGCACATACCCATAACCACACCAGCTTGAGGCAATCATGTTAATACATTGATGGATTTCCTtctcgtgtttttttttttttctatgtaccCTCCACCCTTTACTTATTgtttaaacaataataataaaaccaacaCCCATGTGTACACTACCATGCTTGAGAAATTACATTTTGTTAATGTAATATTGAATCTAAATCTTCTTTTCCCTTAAGGAAATGGATCAGACAATGGCTGCCAATGCTCAGAAGAATAAATTCTTGATTGATGGGTTTCCAAGAAATCAAGACAACCTTCAAGGTTGGAACAAGACCATGGATGGGAAGGCAGATGTATCTTTCGTTCTGTTTTTTGACTGTAATAATGAGGTAATGAAAATCTTCATCTGCCCACATAAGCTTTAAGCAACTGTTAGTCAACtattagagaaaaacaaataattttttttacttatatttatgttttacattgGCAGCAGTGTTTTTTGAATTGGTAGAATGGATGGACAGGACAGCACTGTCTTGCTGTTGGAGTATTAAAAGCTGTTTGGCATTAGCATCCTTGTGGAGCTAAATTTtgcaattttgatttattttcaaaataagaatcagttttgtttttttaaaaaataagaattgacATACATAATGATATTAGTGAAGCTGAACTACTTTCTGAGGTAGACATTACTGTCtaagagcatcttgccttagggtgTTGTTTACTGgaagagaaacacatttctgAGGAGTTGGGaagatttctgttttaaagaaacaTACAGCATAGCCTGATTTGTCTTTAAGTGAAATGATcttgaaaaaagcaaacaaatgtaatttgcttttttcttttcatctttcattttacaaatgtaattttctttctggTAGTTCTAATAATGAAGCCAGACATACCTTTGAGTAACttaatacatttctcagaatgatTTAATTAAAAAGGCCTGACTCTGTTTGACAGCTGCtgtcatataaattttattaaattaatgccACAGCCTAAAAGATCAGGAATCTGAAGTAGTACCTTGAAAGAAGTTGGCTTTTCTTAGGTTGAATTGTAAATGTGCCTTTGGTGGAGAGACTTGCTGCAGcctttgtgttgttttattttattttattttgagaccaagtctcattctgttgctcaggctggagtacagtggtgtgatcttgactcactgcaacctccgtctccctggttcaatcaagcagttctcttgactcggcctcccaagtagctgggattacaggtgtgtgccagcaggcccagttaatttttatatttttagtagagacagggtttcaccacgttggccaggctggtctcaaagtgatcctgacctcaaagtgatcctaatccacctgcctcagcctcccaaagtgctgagattgcaggcatgagccactgcacctggcctcttggGTTCTTTTAAAACATGACTCTCTTCTGCCAACCtccaaaaatatgttttcatttacgCTTCAAAGTTAACTTTAGAATGTTACCACAGCTTTATAACTAAGGAACGTTTATCACAATTAACAAGGGATGCTTTATTCAAATGCAAATATGTTGACTCAAATATCTGGAAATTTATGGAATTAtcaaaaagtaagcaaaaatgGAACAAAGTTTGAGGCATGTAATTCATACCTAATAAGTTAATAATATGTCTGAGATGAAACTATACACATCTAGATATCTAGATCTTTTTATTgcagtttgaaaaaaatacacaggAAAAACTGAGTCATGAATGAATTTCTTATTATGCTCTGTACTTACTTAACCTAGTTTATATAAATTGAACcacatgtttaaatttaaaaggaCTTTGCATGTTGATTAATGAATTAGACACATTGGGTTTATTGCAGAGGTTTTTTTGGGTTatctttttaaactgttttctttttaggttAAAAGAATGGCAAattcatatctttatttttttaataactttatatttctttttagatCTGTATTGAACGATGTCTTGAGAGGGGAAAGAGTAGTGGTAGGAGTGATGACAACAGAGAGAGCTTGGAAAAGAGGTACTGTGCAGTTTTTACATACACCACTTCAATCCTAGACCTGCCCGTTTGgtccaggaaaaaaaagtcagatttaaacatgtaaaatggCTTGTTTAAGATGTTAAGTGAATTGGTCAGGGCAAATCCAGTGTTCTGTGAGCTATCCTATAACATACAGAAGAAAGGATGGATACCTAGAACCttgcaatattttcttcttttgcagaATTCAGACCTACCTTCAGTCAACAAAGCCAATTATTGACTTATATGAAGAAATGgggaaagtgaagaaaatagaTGCTTCTAAATCTGTTGATGAAGTAAGTGTTCCTAGCCTGTCTTTGAAAAAACATGTCatataaaaatgtgattatttgttttggggtaggcagaagaaaagaaatactgtcACAGATTAGTTTTTCAAGACACtgaagtctgggcatggtggctcatgcccgtaatcctagcacaggagttcgagaccagcctgggcaatatactgagactctgtctcttaaaaaaataaaataaaagaagacactAGAGACTAAATGAATAACTAGggtttttctattttgagtaaaatctaaaatgggattttaaatttcaaacttGTTCTTCATGAGAAATGGGTGGTTTTTGAATTCCAAACTTCCTCCCAAGCACTAGAAAACTGGTATTTTAAGAAATGTGAGTtggggccaggcagtggctcacacctgtaatcccagcactttgggaggctcaggtgggcatatcacctgaggtcaggagttcaagaccagcctggcaaatgtggtgaaactccatctctactaaaaatacaaaaattagctgggtgtgatcgtgggagcctgtaattccagctacttgggaagctgaggcaggagaatcgctagaacccgggaggtggaggttcagtgagctgagattgcgccattgcactcctgcctggacaacaggagcaaaactccgtctcaaaaaaaagaaaaaaaatgtgagttgGAACACGTAAATGGCAAGTCATCTCACTCAAGAGCTCCAGGCTTCTTTCTTCTGCCACAGAACAAATAGCAGCAGAGATGCAAGGTTTCCATGACTTAtcacttctctcttttgttttataaGTCATTGATCTCTAAACTGTGGTTTGCAAGCCCAGCAAAATTTCTAGTATCTCTTAATGAACCTAATCTCCCTTTCCCCAATTCCCTGACTCTTCATCCTCTTATAGTCATAA
Above is a window of Saimiri boliviensis isolate mSaiBol1 chromosome 11, mSaiBol1.pri, whole genome shotgun sequence DNA encoding:
- the CMPK1 gene encoding UMP-CMP kinase produces the protein MLSSCRSRLLHVLGLSFLLQNRHPILLCPPRLMKPLVVFVLGGPGAGKGTQCARIVEKYGYTHLSAGELLRDERKNPDSQYGELIEKYIKEGKIVPVEITISLLKREMDQTMAANAQKNKFLIDGFPRNQDNLQGWNKTMDGKADVSFVLFFDCNNEICIERCLERGKSSGRSDDNRESLEKRIQTYLQSTKPIIDLYEEMGKVKKIDASKSVDEVFDEVVKIFDKEG